CGGCACGGTGAAGGCGCAGGGCCTCCGCTGGACCAACCCGTTCTACAGCAAGAAGCACGTCTCTCTGCGGGTGCGGAACTTCGAAACGGGGCGGCTGAAGGTGAACGATAAAGACGGCAATCCGATCGAGATCGCGGCGGTTGTGGTGTGGAAGGTAATCGACACGGCCGAAGCGGTTTTCCAGGTGGACAACTACGAGAACTACGTCCACGTGCAGAGCGAGGCGGCGTTGCGAAACCTGGCAACGGCATACCCGTACGATTCGCATGAGGACAACGACGTTTCGCTCCGCGGCAGCACGGCCGTGGTGGCGGATCAGTTGAAGACGGAAGTGCAGGAACGGCTCGCGGTGGCGGGCGTGGAAGTGGTGGAAGCCCGGATCTCGCACCTGTCATACGCGCCGGAGATCGCCGCGGCGATGCTGAGGCGGCAGCAGGCGAGCGCGGTGATCGCGGCCCGCTCCAAGATCGTGGAAGGCGCGGTGGGGATGGTGCAGATGGCCCTGGACCAGCTCGCCCACCACAAGGTGGTTGAACTCGACGAGGAGCGAAAGGCGTCGATGGTGTCGAACCTGCTCGTCGTTCTGTGCAGCGAGAACAACACGCAGCCGGTGATCAATGCCGGGAGTATTTATCAATAGGACGGGAGGCGTCGATTGGCTGAGCGGAAGTCATTCCTGATCCGGATCGACGGCGAAATGCTCGACCATCTCCGCCGCTGGGCGGACGACGACTTCCGGAGTTTGAACGCGCAGATCGAGTTTCTGTTGCGGAGGGCGCTCGCTGAAAGCGGGCGCCTGAAGCGTTCACCGGGCGGCGAGCCAGCGTCCGATTAGGCGGTCGTAGAGGACGCCGCCGAGTACTCCGCCGATCAGCGGACCGGCGATGGGCACCCAGAAAACGGGCTCTCCGTCGGTGAGTCCGTTGTTCCGGAAACCGGCCGCCACCGAGAGCAGGCGCGGTCCGAAATCGCGCGCCGGGTTGATGGCGTACCCGTGCATGGTTCCGAAGCACATGCCGATGGCCACCACGACGAGGCCGATGAGAACGGGCGTGAGATTGCCGGGGGGCTGGTTGTTTTCGTCGGTGAGGGCAAAGATGAGCATTAGCAGGAGCGCGGTTCCGATCACCTGGTCCAGCAGGCCGGGCCAGGGCGACGCCGGGAAGGCGGGGAAAGTGGTGAAGACGCCGGCGGTTTTTTCGAGCATCGGATCCGCCTTGAGAAACGCCGGGCGGTAGTTGGCGAATACGACGGCGGCGGCGGCGAACGCGCCGGCGGTCTGGGCGATCGAGTACGGAATCACCTTGGCCCAGGGGAAGCCGCGGAGCACGGCGAGCGTCAGGGTGACGGCCGGGTTCAGGTGCGCGCCGGTGACCTTGCCCGCGGTGTAGATGCCGAACGTCACGGCGAGCCCCCACGCGAGGTTGATGTTGGTGAACCCGCCCTTGTCCTCGAACAGCACCACGGAGGCGACGACGCCGCAGCCCAGAACGATGAGGACGAACGTTCCGAGAAACTCGGCGCAGAGCTCGGCCGTGAGTGAGTAGGTTCGCATCAGGGGTAATGATAACCCGGCGCCCGGCGGGTCAGGAAGGGCGGTATTCGGTGACGACGATGGTGATGTCGTCCGGCTGCGGGGCGCCGCCGGCGAAGGAGGCGACGGCCGCCGCGAGCGCGAGATGGATCTCCCCGGCGGACCCGGCCGCGTTGGCCTTGGCGATGCCTTCGATGCGGACCGTGCCGAACGTTTCGCCGGCGGCGTTGCGGGCATCGGAGACGCCGTCGCTATAGACGAGGATTTTGTCGCCGTCGCGCAGCCGCACGGTCCGGACGGAGAAGGCGCCGGCGTCGAGCATGTCGAGCGGCAGCATGCCGATGGGCAGGGAGGTGGATTCCAGCCGTTCGATGGACCCGTCGAGGTGCACCACGAGCGGTTCGCAATGGCCGGCGTTGCACCAATACATAGTGCCGTCGGCGAGCAGGGCGGCGTAGAACAGCGTGGCGTACTTCTCGCCTTCGGCGCGTTCGTAGACGTAGCCGTTCAACTGAGCCAATTTGCTCGCGATGCCCGCGGCGTCTTCCGGCACCAGCACGAAGGCGCCTTGCAGGAGGGCCGCGAGCAGCGCCGAACTGACGCCCTTGCCGCTGACGTCGGCCACGAGGAAGTGCCAGTGTGCATCGTCGATGCGCGCGATGTCGTAGACGTCGCCGCCCACCTGCTGGGAGGGCTCGCTGGAGGCGGCGGCGCGAAACCAGCCGGAGACGGGAAGGTTCTCCGGGAACAGAGTCTGCTGGATCTGCCGGGCGATGGTGAGTTCCTGCTCGAGCCGCTGCTTGGCGCGTTCCTGTTCGAGGAGGCGTGCGTTTTCGAGAATCGTCGACGCTTCGAGGGCGAGCGTCTGGAGGACCTCGCGATTGCCGGCGGATAGATCGGCGAGTTCGAGTTTGGAATCGAGGTAGATCAGGCCGAATGTGTCGCGCGGATCCGAGACGATGGTTTCCTGCAACTGCTGGGTGCGGATGCGGACAAGCGGGAGGCAGACGACGCTGCGGAGGTCGAGCGCGGCGATGGAGCGGTCCGGCGATTCGGATCCGGTGGCGAGCGGATCAAAGTTCATCGACAGCAGCTCACGCCGGGATTCGAGGGCGCGCTGAATGACGCGGCGGGGTACGCGGAGATCGTGTTCACCGAGGCGCGCGCCATTCTTGTCGCGGGCCACGGCGAGTTCGAGTTCGCCGAGACCGCCGCCGCCGGAGCCGCGCAGGAAGAGAAACCCGCGGTCCGACCGGGTGACCGCCAGGGCGGCGTCCACGACGGCTTCGAGCACCTCTTTGGTCGAAAGGGAGCTGCGAAGCGCGCGCGCCACTTCGACCAGGGCGCGGAGCTTGGAGAGCTCGCCGCCCGGGCCGGCGGCGCCGATGTGGCCGGCCAGGCGAACCATCTCCGGCTCTTCCTGCTGGAAGCGAAGCTGGTAGCCGTCCGGGAATCCGAACGAGATCTGGTCATTCTGCGCGAGGCGGACGCGCGACTGGATGCGGGCGCCGTTGAGGAAGGTCCCGTGGCGGCTGTTCAGGTCTTCCAGGAAGTAGCCGCCGCTCTCCTGGAGGATGCGGGCGTGGACGCGGGAGACGCGATTGTCGCGAAGCACGAGGTCGTTCTCGGCCTGGCGGCCGAAGA
This DNA window, taken from Bryobacteraceae bacterium, encodes the following:
- a CDS encoding MIP/aquaporin family protein, which produces MRTYSLTAELCAEFLGTFVLIVLGCGVVASVVLFEDKGGFTNINLAWGLAVTFGIYTAGKVTGAHLNPAVTLTLAVLRGFPWAKVIPYSIAQTAGAFAAAAVVFANYRPAFLKADPMLEKTAGVFTTFPAFPASPWPGLLDQVIGTALLLMLIFALTDENNQPPGNLTPVLIGLVVVAIGMCFGTMHGYAINPARDFGPRLLSVAAGFRNNGLTDGEPVFWVPIAGPLIGGVLGGVLYDRLIGRWLAAR
- a CDS encoding SPFH domain-containing protein, which translates into the protein MLKEKEIHAPSGIGMFVLLLALLAVVAWSFFTGFEKSAVWILGHLFVFITLLVAFGGLFGVQPNQGVVLQLFGRYIGTVKAQGLRWTNPFYSKKHVSLRVRNFETGRLKVNDKDGNPIEIAAVVVWKVIDTAEAVFQVDNYENYVHVQSEAALRNLATAYPYDSHEDNDVSLRGSTAVVADQLKTEVQERLAVAGVEVVEARISHLSYAPEIAAAMLRRQQASAVIAARSKIVEGAVGMVQMALDQLAHHKVVELDEERKASMVSNLLVVLCSENNTQPVINAGSIYQ
- a CDS encoding SpoIIE family protein phosphatase, translated to MASITGPVAAVPAALSVTNPSGQTSTIGLSRTPFVFGRQAENDLVLRDNRVSRVHARILQESGGYFLEDLNSRHGTFLNGARIQSRVRLAQNDQISFGFPDGYQLRFQQEEPEMVRLAGHIGAAGPGGELSKLRALVEVARALRSSLSTKEVLEAVVDAALAVTRSDRGFLFLRGSGGGGLGELELAVARDKNGARLGEHDLRVPRRVIQRALESRRELLSMNFDPLATGSESPDRSIAALDLRSVVCLPLVRIRTQQLQETIVSDPRDTFGLIYLDSKLELADLSAGNREVLQTLALEASTILENARLLEQERAKQRLEQELTIARQIQQTLFPENLPVSGWFRAAASSEPSQQVGGDVYDIARIDDAHWHFLVADVSGKGVSSALLAALLQGAFVLVPEDAAGIASKLAQLNGYVYERAEGEKYATLFYAALLADGTMYWCNAGHCEPLVVHLDGSIERLESTSLPIGMLPLDMLDAGAFSVRTVRLRDGDKILVYSDGVSDARNAAGETFGTVRIEGIAKANAAGSAGEIHLALAAAVASFAGGAPQPDDITIVVTEYRPS
- a CDS encoding Arc family DNA-binding protein, whose translation is MAERKSFLIRIDGEMLDHLRRWADDDFRSLNAQIEFLLRRALAESGRLKRSPGGEPASD